The proteins below come from a single Oerskovia jenensis genomic window:
- the arc gene encoding proteasome ATPase — MTDAPGLTPGQTPSRDAERQQAILSAKNERLAEALRAARDQIIDLKRQIDELAKPPGTYALFLGAHPDGTVDVSAAGRKMHVGASPSLDVSRLQPGQEVKLNEAMTVVAAGGYEQVGELVTVKELLGSDRALVVGRSDEERVVRLAGSLADSPLRVGDSLTIDTRSGFVFEIVPKSEVEELVLEEVPDIDYSDIGGLGPQIEQIRDAVELPFSHPDLFREHGLRPPKGVLLYGPPGCGKTLIAKAVANSLAHTVAKARAAAGELAGEPVVSDPDGAKSYFLNVKGPELLNKYVGETERHIRLIFARAREKASQGTPVVVFFDEMESLFRTRGTGLSSDVETTIVPQLLSEIDGVERLDNVIVIGASNREDMIDPAILRPGRLDVKIKIERPDAEGAKEIFAKYLTTDLPIHPDDLAEHGGSPQEALDAMITSVVERMYSEGDENQFLEVTYASGDKEVLFFKDFNSGAMIQNVVDRAKKSAIKDLLATGRRGIRVEHLLAACVDEFKENEDLPNTTNPDDWARISGKKGERIVFIRTIIQKKGDGAGATARTIDTVTNTGQYL; from the coding sequence ATGACCGACGCGCCTGGACTGACACCTGGACAGACCCCGAGCCGTGACGCGGAACGCCAGCAGGCGATCCTGTCCGCGAAGAACGAACGGCTCGCCGAGGCCCTGCGGGCCGCACGGGACCAGATCATCGACCTCAAGCGGCAGATCGACGAGCTCGCCAAGCCCCCGGGCACCTACGCGCTGTTCCTCGGCGCGCACCCCGACGGCACCGTGGACGTGTCCGCGGCGGGCCGCAAGATGCACGTCGGGGCGAGCCCGAGCCTCGACGTGTCGCGGTTGCAGCCGGGCCAGGAGGTCAAGCTCAACGAGGCCATGACGGTCGTGGCCGCCGGCGGGTACGAGCAGGTCGGCGAGCTCGTGACGGTCAAGGAGCTCCTGGGCTCCGACCGCGCGCTCGTCGTGGGGCGCTCGGACGAGGAGCGCGTGGTGCGGCTCGCAGGCTCGCTCGCCGACTCGCCCCTGCGCGTCGGGGACTCCCTGACGATCGACACGCGCAGCGGGTTCGTGTTCGAGATCGTGCCCAAGTCCGAGGTCGAGGAGCTCGTCCTCGAAGAGGTCCCCGACATCGACTACTCCGACATCGGTGGCCTGGGGCCGCAGATCGAGCAGATCCGCGACGCCGTCGAGCTGCCGTTCAGCCACCCGGACCTGTTCCGCGAGCACGGGCTGCGCCCGCCCAAGGGCGTCCTGCTGTACGGGCCCCCCGGGTGCGGCAAGACGCTCATCGCCAAGGCCGTCGCGAACTCCCTCGCGCACACGGTCGCCAAGGCGCGCGCCGCGGCGGGCGAGCTCGCGGGCGAGCCGGTCGTCTCGGACCCGGACGGCGCGAAGAGCTACTTCCTCAACGTCAAGGGGCCCGAGCTCCTCAACAAGTACGTGGGGGAGACCGAGCGCCACATCCGGCTCATCTTCGCCCGCGCCCGGGAGAAGGCCTCGCAGGGCACCCCCGTCGTGGTGTTCTTCGACGAGATGGAGTCGCTGTTCCGCACGCGCGGCACGGGCCTGTCGTCCGACGTCGAGACCACGATCGTGCCCCAGCTCCTGAGCGAGATCGACGGCGTCGAGCGCCTCGACAACGTCATCGTCATCGGTGCGTCCAACCGGGAGGACATGATCGACCCCGCGATCCTGCGCCCCGGGCGGCTCGACGTGAAGATCAAGATCGAGCGCCCGGACGCCGAGGGTGCCAAGGAGATCTTCGCGAAGTACCTGACGACGGACCTGCCGATCCACCCGGACGACCTGGCCGAGCACGGCGGGAGCCCGCAGGAGGCCCTCGACGCGATGATCACGAGCGTGGTCGAGCGCATGTACTCCGAGGGCGACGAGAACCAGTTCCTCGAGGTCACGTACGCGAGCGGCGACAAGGAGGTCCTGTTCTTCAAGGACTTCAACTCGGGCGCCATGATCCAGAACGTCGTGGACCGCGCCAAGAAGTCCGCGATCAAGGACCTCCTGGCGACCGGCCGGCGCGGCATCCGGGTCGAGCACCTGCTCGCGGCGTGCGTCGACGAGTTCAAGGAGAACGAGGACCTGCCCAACACGACCAACCCCGACGACTGGGCGCGGATCTCCGGCAAGAAGGGCGAGCGCATCGTCTTCATCCGCACGATCATCCAGAAGAAGGGCGACGGGGCGGGTGCCACGGCGCGCACCATCGACACCGTGACCAACACGGGTCAGTACCTGTAG
- a CDS encoding tRNA (adenine-N1)-methyltransferase → MPAPADDAATQAPTPTGADVRRGPLRLGDKVQLTDPRGRLHTITLATGATFHTHRGYLSHEDLVGLPEGSVVRNTAGIEYLALRPLLADYVLSMPRGAAVVYPKDAGQIVAMADIYPGARVVEAGVGSGALTMSLLRAVGDQGTVHSIERREDFAAIARGNVELFFGGEHPAWELSVGDLSDVLPQVAEKGSIDRVVLDMLAPWENLDAVADALAPGGVLICYVATATQLSRLAEDLRSDGRYAEPSAWESLVRGWHLEGLAVRPQHRMVGHTGFLLTARRLADGTVAPLRKRRPAKGSYPVAEEWTPEDLGERSVSDKRVRRVRRDVGQGAQLDPRTGQPLEPVEATTEDSVAPDGQAQDTQDVSDVLDND, encoded by the coding sequence CTGCCCGCCCCGGCCGACGACGCCGCCACGCAGGCCCCCACGCCGACCGGCGCCGACGTGCGGCGTGGACCGCTGCGCCTGGGGGACAAGGTCCAGCTCACGGACCCCCGCGGCCGCCTGCACACCATCACGCTCGCGACGGGGGCGACGTTCCACACGCACCGCGGCTACCTCAGCCACGAGGACCTGGTGGGCCTGCCCGAGGGCTCGGTCGTGCGCAACACCGCAGGCATCGAGTACCTCGCGCTGCGCCCGCTGCTCGCCGACTACGTGCTCTCGATGCCGCGCGGCGCGGCCGTGGTCTACCCCAAGGACGCGGGTCAGATCGTCGCGATGGCCGACATCTACCCCGGTGCGCGCGTCGTCGAGGCGGGCGTGGGCTCGGGTGCGCTGACCATGTCGCTGCTGCGCGCCGTCGGTGACCAGGGCACCGTGCACTCGATCGAGCGCCGTGAGGACTTCGCGGCGATCGCGCGCGGGAACGTCGAGCTGTTCTTCGGTGGGGAGCACCCCGCGTGGGAGCTGTCGGTCGGCGACCTCTCGGACGTCCTGCCGCAGGTCGCGGAGAAGGGCTCGATCGACCGCGTCGTGCTCGACATGCTCGCGCCGTGGGAGAACCTCGACGCCGTGGCCGACGCGCTCGCGCCGGGCGGGGTCCTCATCTGCTACGTCGCGACCGCGACCCAGCTCTCGCGCCTCGCCGAGGACCTGCGCTCCGACGGCCGCTACGCCGAGCCCTCGGCGTGGGAGTCGCTCGTGCGCGGCTGGCACCTCGAGGGGCTCGCGGTGCGCCCGCAGCACCGCATGGTCGGGCACACGGGCTTCCTGCTCACGGCACGCCGGCTCGCGGACGGCACGGTCGCGCCCCTGCGCAAGCGTCGCCCCGCGAAGGGGTCCTACCCGGTGGCCGAGGAGTGGACGCCCGAGGACCTGGGCGAGCGGTCGGTCTCCGACAAGCGCGTGCGCCGCGTGCGCCGCGACGTCGGCCAGGGGGCCCAGCTCGACCCGCGTACGGGCCAGCCGCTCGAGCCGGTCGAGGCGACCACCGAGGACTCCGTGGCTCCGGACGGGCAGGCGCAGGACACGCAGGACGTTTCGGACGTGCTCGACAACGATTGA
- a CDS encoding site-2 protease family protein yields the protein METTPAPARRAPRDPQLTKGWIIGRVSGAPVILTPSWFLAAAVLTFLFVPTVRSFAPHLGSSEVYLVSFVFVLLLFVSVFLHEVAHAVVAKARGHQVTELAVTLWGGHTAYSGASRRPLDGILVSVVGPLTNLLLAAVCWLVFQVQPTMTIPALLLYAAAFSNAFVGIFNLLPGLPLDGGQILESAVWAATGSRTTGTIVAGWVGRVVAIGVVLWALVWPQLNGYQVSLFTVAWAALIGAFLWSGAGAAIKNGRTREAVAGLSVAALAYPAVAVPVSSTVADAVVSAQRAGAGHVVLVEADGHPVAFADPAAVAAVPPAQAPLTPVGAVAVGLPPTAWVDVHLRGQAMLDAVAAVTRDAPVVVVTDGGRVVGLLDVTRVVAALKGTRGR from the coding sequence GTGGAGACCACCCCGGCACCGGCACGTCGCGCCCCCCGAGACCCGCAGCTCACGAAGGGCTGGATCATCGGTCGGGTGTCGGGTGCCCCCGTCATCCTGACCCCGTCCTGGTTCCTGGCCGCAGCCGTGCTGACGTTCCTGTTCGTCCCCACGGTGCGCAGCTTCGCGCCGCACCTCGGCAGCAGCGAGGTCTACCTGGTCTCGTTCGTCTTCGTGCTGCTGCTGTTCGTCTCGGTGTTCCTGCACGAGGTCGCGCACGCCGTGGTCGCGAAGGCTCGGGGGCACCAGGTCACGGAGCTCGCCGTGACCCTGTGGGGCGGCCACACCGCGTACTCGGGCGCGTCGAGGCGTCCGCTCGACGGCATCCTCGTCTCGGTCGTCGGCCCGCTCACCAACCTTCTCCTCGCGGCGGTGTGCTGGCTCGTCTTCCAGGTGCAGCCGACCATGACGATCCCCGCCCTGCTGCTGTACGCGGCGGCGTTCTCGAACGCGTTCGTCGGCATCTTCAACCTCCTGCCGGGTCTACCCCTCGACGGCGGCCAGATCCTCGAGTCCGCGGTCTGGGCCGCGACCGGTTCCCGCACCACGGGCACGATCGTCGCGGGCTGGGTCGGGCGGGTCGTGGCGATCGGGGTCGTCCTCTGGGCGCTCGTGTGGCCGCAGCTCAACGGCTACCAGGTGTCCTTGTTCACGGTCGCGTGGGCCGCGCTCATCGGCGCCTTCCTGTGGTCCGGCGCGGGGGCCGCGATCAAGAACGGCCGCACGCGCGAGGCCGTCGCGGGCCTGTCGGTCGCGGCGCTCGCGTACCCGGCCGTCGCGGTGCCCGTCTCCAGCACGGTGGCCGACGCCGTCGTGTCGGCCCAGCGCGCCGGTGCCGGTCACGTCGTGCTGGTCGAGGCGGACGGCCACCCCGTGGCCTTCGCGGACCCCGCGGCCGTCGCCGCGGTGCCCCCGGCGCAGGCGCCGCTGACCCCGGTCGGGGCCGTCGCCGTCGGGCTGCCTCCCACCGCGTGGGTCGACGTGCACCTGCGCGGCCAGGCCATGCTCGACGCCGTGGCCGCGGTGACGCGCGACGCCCCGGTGGTCGTCGTGACCGACGGCGGTCGCGTCGTCGGGCTCCTGGACGTCACGCGCGTCGTCGCGGCGCTCAAGGGGACCCGCGGGCGCTGA
- a CDS encoding RecB family exonuclease, translated as MTSLAPDLAGSGHTSGRPTGPVAPTGSVAPADAAEPLESVETAELLGHAPRERRRPALSPSRANDFMQCPLLFRFRVVDKLPEPPSSAAARGTLVHSVLERLYDAPVGERTLAAAQAMLPGEWERLQEAEPRYAELFAGGAAGSAGSAGAGAGPDNPADGGVQAWLDGAGNLLGTYFTLEDPNRLEPAEREMFVETQLEDGPLLRGIVDRLDVAPNGAMRVVDYKTGKSPRPQYQGSALFQMRFYGLVLWRERGEIPKMLQLVYLGDGQVLRAEPQEADLRAVEEQVRTLWSTITQAARTGQWTPRRTPLCGWCAHQAVCPQFGGTPPEIPEGAVELALGIAPEAVAS; from the coding sequence ATGACGTCCCTCGCCCCCGACCTCGCAGGCTCCGGCCACACTTCTGGCCGGCCCACCGGGCCCGTCGCGCCCACCGGGTCCGTCGCGCCCGCGGACGCCGCCGAGCCGCTCGAGTCCGTCGAGACGGCCGAGCTCCTGGGCCACGCTCCTCGCGAGCGCCGTCGGCCCGCGTTGTCGCCGTCCCGGGCGAACGACTTCATGCAGTGCCCGCTGCTGTTCCGGTTCCGCGTGGTCGACAAGCTGCCCGAGCCCCCCAGCTCTGCGGCCGCGCGCGGCACCCTGGTCCACTCGGTGCTAGAACGCCTCTACGACGCCCCCGTGGGCGAGCGCACCCTCGCGGCCGCCCAGGCCATGCTGCCCGGCGAGTGGGAGCGGCTGCAGGAGGCCGAGCCGCGGTACGCGGAGCTGTTCGCCGGTGGCGCTGCGGGGTCTGCGGGCTCGGCCGGTGCGGGTGCAGGCCCCGACAACCCGGCCGACGGCGGGGTGCAGGCCTGGCTCGACGGCGCAGGGAACCTCCTGGGCACGTACTTCACGCTCGAGGACCCCAACCGCCTCGAGCCCGCCGAGCGCGAGATGTTCGTCGAGACCCAGCTCGAGGACGGTCCGCTGCTGCGCGGCATCGTCGACCGGCTCGACGTGGCCCCCAACGGTGCGATGCGGGTCGTGGACTACAAGACGGGCAAGTCTCCCCGCCCGCAGTACCAGGGCTCTGCGCTGTTCCAGATGCGCTTCTACGGCCTCGTGCTGTGGCGCGAGCGGGGCGAGATCCCCAAGATGCTCCAGCTCGTCTACCTGGGTGACGGCCAGGTGCTGCGCGCCGAGCCGCAGGAGGCGGACCTCCGCGCGGTCGAGGAGCAGGTGCGCACGCTCTGGTCGACCATCACGCAGGCCGCACGCACCGGGCAGTGGACCCCGCGCCGGACCCCGCTGTGCGGGTGGTGCGCGCACCAGGCCGTGTGCCCGCAGTTCGGCGGGACGCCGCCTGAGATCCCCGAGGGCGCGGTCGAGCTCGCGCTCGGCATCGCGCCGGAGGCCGTGGCGTCGTAG
- a CDS encoding response regulator transcription factor, with amino-acid sequence MTTIVLADDEVLLRSALAALLPLEGDVIVVAEAADGAQAVEATLAHRPDVLVIDLEMPGVDGLEAVARIRRVAPDQVILMLTRHARPGVLRKALRLGVQGFVSKSAEPSHITTVIAALHQGRRWIDHDVSAAALMDDVPLTDRELDVLRVTRDGFSVAEIAARLHLAQGTVRNYLSSAMQKTQTRTRHEAARYAREHDWL; translated from the coding sequence GTGACCACGATCGTGCTGGCTGACGACGAGGTCCTCCTGCGCAGCGCCCTTGCTGCGCTGCTCCCGCTCGAGGGCGACGTCATCGTCGTGGCGGAGGCAGCCGACGGGGCGCAGGCGGTCGAGGCCACGCTCGCGCACCGCCCTGACGTGCTCGTCATCGACCTCGAGATGCCTGGCGTCGACGGGCTCGAGGCGGTCGCCCGGATCCGGCGGGTCGCGCCCGACCAGGTGATCCTCATGCTCACGCGCCACGCCCGTCCAGGCGTCCTGCGCAAGGCGCTGCGGCTCGGCGTGCAGGGCTTCGTGAGCAAGTCCGCCGAGCCGAGCCACATCACGACCGTCATCGCGGCGCTGCACCAGGGGCGGCGTTGGATCGACCACGACGTGTCCGCTGCCGCGCTCATGGACGACGTGCCACTGACGGACCGCGAGCTCGACGTGCTTCGCGTCACGCGCGACGGCTTCTCCGTCGCCGAGATCGCGGCCAGGCTGCACCTGGCGCAGGGTACGGTCCGCAACTATCTCTCGAGCGCGATGCAGAAGACCCAGACGCGCACGCGGCACGAGGCCGCGCGCTACGCGCGCGAGCACGACTGGCTCTGA
- a CDS encoding sensor histidine kinase: MDARPSAPEVPTAPRERVTARPSPYRSPWGSRATRTSEASRRRFRRLNLLALLPVLALVGAYLVAVQAQDAVQAVVLALGTAAALLAFERWTAADLVRVQVPCLVVAAAVWPYGVLVVEPGPEAAYYGLAIVGSLVVPELSRHRAAAAVGVAGYVAAVGVWGLVASGKVDAAGLVAYVLVPTGITVVLIGMRYPHKGFYDVMTELEEAREREAELAVVRERMRFASDLHDIQGHTLHVVKLKIALAQKLVRTDTSAAERELRETYALVGDTIAQAKELAYGQRRPNLSAELENARRLLEAAGIRVRVDRPAELGAHFGDLLAQVLRETTTNVLRHSRATFVHVLLTADGITVVNDGAPATSPTLHGLAVLARRVSEAGGELTVEVADGLFRTAATFSVPGQRTGPRSEGQGP, from the coding sequence ATGGACGCACGCCCCTCCGCGCCGGAGGTCCCGACGGCGCCCCGCGAGCGCGTCACGGCGCGTCCGTCGCCGTACAGGTCGCCGTGGGGCTCCCGCGCGACCCGCACGTCGGAGGCGTCGCGCCGCCGTTTCCGGCGGCTCAACCTCCTCGCCCTCCTGCCCGTGCTCGCGCTCGTCGGCGCCTATCTCGTCGCGGTGCAGGCGCAGGACGCGGTGCAGGCGGTCGTGCTGGCTCTCGGGACCGCAGCGGCCCTCCTGGCCTTCGAACGGTGGACGGCGGCCGACCTCGTGCGCGTGCAGGTGCCCTGCCTGGTCGTCGCCGCGGCGGTATGGCCCTACGGCGTCCTCGTGGTGGAACCCGGTCCCGAGGCCGCGTACTACGGTCTCGCGATCGTCGGGAGCCTGGTCGTCCCCGAGCTGTCCCGCCACCGGGCGGCGGCCGCTGTCGGCGTTGCCGGGTACGTCGCCGCGGTGGGCGTCTGGGGCCTGGTCGCGTCGGGGAAGGTCGACGCCGCGGGGCTCGTCGCGTACGTCCTCGTCCCGACCGGGATCACGGTGGTCCTGATCGGCATGCGCTACCCCCACAAGGGCTTCTACGACGTCATGACCGAGCTCGAGGAGGCACGGGAGCGCGAGGCCGAGCTCGCGGTCGTGAGGGAGCGCATGCGGTTCGCGAGCGACCTGCACGACATCCAGGGCCACACCCTGCACGTCGTGAAGCTCAAGATCGCGCTCGCGCAGAAGCTGGTCCGGACCGACACGTCGGCGGCTGAGCGGGAGCTGCGCGAGACGTACGCACTGGTCGGGGACACGATCGCGCAGGCGAAGGAGCTCGCGTACGGGCAGCGCCGTCCCAACCTCTCGGCAGAGCTGGAGAACGCGCGGCGCCTTCTGGAGGCCGCGGGTATCCGCGTGCGCGTCGACCGCCCGGCGGAGCTGGGCGCGCACTTCGGAGATCTCCTCGCGCAGGTGCTGCGTGAGACCACGACCAACGTCTTGCGTCACTCGCGCGCCACGTTCGTGCACGTCCTCCTCACGGCCGACGGCATCACCGTCGTCAACGACGGCGCTCCCGCCACCAGCCCGACGCTCCACGGCCTGGCCGTCCTCGCAAGGCGTGTGTCGGAGGCGGGCGGCGAGCTCACTGTCGAGGTCGCCGACGGGCTCTTCCGGACTGCGGCCACGTTCTCGGTTCCGGGACAGCGCACCGGTCCGAGGAGCGAGGGGCAGGGCCCGTGA
- a CDS encoding ABC transporter ATP-binding protein, giving the protein MTSDPVIDVENLGVVYGGFHAVKDLSLRVGRGELYALLGTNGAGKTSALEVVEGHRAATTGTVRVFGESPENRSAVRARTGIMLQESGFSPDLTVAETVGLLGRLSGRTDSVDRVLGLVDLRHKADTRVTQLSGGEKRRLDFATAVYGRPDLVFLDEPTTGLDIASRDALWETVQDLRDEGTTVVLTTHYLEEAQQRADRIGLMHRGTLRREGTVDELTLALPASIRFSLPLGAPAPPERSLPQDDRTWLIETFTLQRDLKQLLDWAEDHVVELQGLSAAPTRLDDVFRAVGSDDGPDPSPHH; this is encoded by the coding sequence ATGACCTCAGACCCAGTGATCGACGTCGAGAACCTCGGCGTCGTGTACGGCGGCTTCCATGCCGTGAAGGACCTGTCGTTGCGGGTGGGACGCGGTGAGCTGTACGCACTCCTCGGCACCAACGGCGCCGGCAAGACGTCGGCCCTGGAGGTCGTCGAGGGCCACCGCGCAGCAACTACGGGAACGGTACGCGTCTTCGGTGAGAGCCCGGAGAATCGCAGTGCGGTGCGTGCCCGGACCGGCATCATGCTCCAGGAGAGCGGCTTCTCTCCCGATCTCACCGTGGCAGAGACGGTCGGGCTCCTCGGCCGCCTCTCCGGGCGCACGGACTCGGTGGACCGCGTGCTGGGTCTCGTCGACCTTCGGCACAAGGCGGACACGCGGGTGACCCAGCTCTCGGGAGGTGAGAAGCGGCGACTCGACTTCGCTACCGCGGTGTACGGCAGGCCCGACCTCGTCTTCCTCGACGAGCCCACCACCGGTCTGGACATCGCGTCCCGTGACGCCCTGTGGGAGACCGTCCAGGACCTGCGTGACGAGGGGACGACCGTCGTCCTCACCACCCACTACCTGGAGGAGGCGCAGCAACGTGCCGACCGCATCGGCCTGATGCACCGCGGCACGCTCCGTCGGGAGGGCACGGTCGACGAGCTCACGCTGGCCCTGCCGGCCTCGATCCGTTTCTCGCTCCCGCTCGGCGCACCGGCCCCTCCCGAGCGATCTCTCCCGCAGGACGACCGGACCTGGCTCATCGAGACGTTCACGCTCCAGCGCGACCTCAAGCAGCTCCTCGACTGGGCCGAGGACCACGTCGTGGAGCTCCAGGGGTTGTCCGCGGCCCCGACGCGTCTGGACGACGTGTTCCGCGCCGTAGGCAGCGACGACGGACCCGACCCGTCCCCGCACCACTAG
- a CDS encoding ABC transporter permease has translation MLPIAHSELVQLFRNRAVLVTSLVMPVAAAVFFISFRDVFARIGSVGYVAAVLVFTIAAFSLYATTVTTLAARRQDLFLKRLRSTAARDASILTGLVLPVSVIALVQVGVILGVFGAVGGGPAAPVVLVLAVLATFVMMLAFGIATAGVTTSPEHAQVTSLPLSLGVVAVASWVGITGTDSLALLKRLLPGGAATELVVSSWQGGTSVSESLLLLTPTLAWVGVAVAVAVRVFRWEPRR, from the coding sequence ATGCTCCCCATCGCGCACAGCGAGCTGGTCCAGCTCTTCCGCAACCGTGCCGTGCTCGTCACGAGCCTGGTCATGCCCGTCGCCGCGGCCGTGTTCTTCATCAGCTTCCGCGACGTCTTCGCCAGGATCGGCAGCGTCGGTTATGTCGCGGCCGTGCTCGTGTTCACCATCGCCGCGTTCAGCCTCTACGCGACCACGGTGACCACGCTCGCCGCCCGGCGCCAGGACCTGTTCCTCAAGCGGCTGCGCTCGACGGCTGCGAGGGACGCGAGCATCCTCACGGGCCTCGTGCTCCCCGTCTCCGTGATCGCCCTCGTCCAGGTGGGCGTGATCCTGGGCGTGTTCGGTGCCGTGGGCGGCGGTCCGGCCGCCCCGGTAGTGCTCGTGCTCGCGGTGCTCGCGACGTTCGTGATGATGCTGGCCTTCGGGATCGCGACGGCCGGGGTCACGACCTCGCCCGAGCATGCCCAGGTCACCAGCCTGCCCCTGAGCCTGGGCGTCGTGGCGGTCGCCAGCTGGGTCGGCATCACCGGAACCGACAGCCTCGCGCTGCTCAAGCGGCTCCTCCCCGGGGGCGCGGCCACCGAGCTCGTCGTGAGCTCCTGGCAGGGAGGGACCTCCGTCTCCGAATCGCTCCTCCTGCTCACCCCGACGCTCGCCTGGGTGGGCGTGGCGGTGGCCGTCGCCGTACGGGTCTTCCGCTGGGAGCCTCGACGATGA
- a CDS encoding HAD family hydrolase produces MEYSLNPLETPALARPDTAAREALVLPQAVLWDMDGTLVDTEPYWIAAEHELVEAHGGTWSHEQAMQMVGNPLVESARILQAEGVDLPAEQIIDFLISRVIAQVEVEVPWQPGARELLAELRERGVPCALVTMSYRSLAEPVVGMTPPGSFETLVCGDEVTHGKPHPEPYLVAAERLGVDVTRCVAIEDSPTGIGSAQAAGAATLGVEAVVPVPVLPGLSRTPSLALVDVDMLSRILAGEVIDLFEG; encoded by the coding sequence ATGGAGTACTCGTTGAACCCCCTGGAAACACCCGCTCTCGCACGCCCCGACACCGCCGCTCGTGAGGCGCTCGTCCTGCCGCAGGCCGTCCTGTGGGACATGGACGGCACGCTCGTCGACACCGAGCCCTACTGGATCGCCGCCGAGCACGAGCTCGTCGAGGCGCACGGCGGGACCTGGTCGCACGAGCAGGCGATGCAGATGGTCGGCAACCCGCTCGTCGAGTCGGCCAGGATCCTCCAGGCAGAGGGCGTCGACCTGCCCGCCGAGCAGATCATCGACTTCCTCATCTCGCGCGTGATCGCGCAGGTCGAGGTCGAGGTCCCGTGGCAGCCCGGCGCGCGAGAGCTCCTCGCCGAGCTGCGCGAGCGCGGGGTGCCGTGCGCGCTCGTCACCATGTCGTACCGCTCGCTCGCCGAGCCCGTCGTCGGGATGACCCCGCCCGGGTCGTTCGAGACGCTCGTGTGCGGGGACGAGGTCACGCACGGCAAGCCCCACCCCGAGCCGTACCTCGTGGCCGCAGAGCGCCTGGGGGTCGACGTGACGCGGTGCGTCGCGATCGAGGACTCGCCCACGGGCATCGGGTCTGCGCAGGCCGCCGGCGCGGCGACGCTCGGTGTCGAGGCCGTGGTCCCCGTGCCGGTCCTGCCCGGGCTGAGCCGGACGCCGTCGCTCGCGCTCGTGGACGTCGACATGCTCTCGCGCATCCTCGCGGGCGAAGTGATCGACCTGTTCGAGGGCTGA
- a CDS encoding PAC2 family protein: MNETREPLDPADLPEPTLPAEPAEHRQTVMLAAFEGWNDAGSAATAALLHLHDLWDAQDLAELDPEEYHDFQVIRPVVTTGEDGRREITWPATRIVAATAPGSGRRVLLVHGIEPSMRWRRYCRELLDLAEREGVTTVVTLGALLADVPHTRPIPMTATSESAGLRAVLDVEPNSYEGPTGIVGVLQHAAAERGMRSVSLWAAVPHYVANPPSPKATIAILSRVEELLSDPIPLGDLPEEAEAWQHGVDELAAEDEEIAEYVHQLEEAKDTAELPEASGEAIAREFERYLKRRDDGTGGPLA; the protein is encoded by the coding sequence ATGAACGAGACCAGGGAACCGCTCGACCCGGCCGACCTGCCCGAGCCGACACTCCCGGCCGAGCCGGCCGAGCACCGCCAGACGGTCATGCTCGCCGCTTTCGAGGGATGGAACGACGCCGGCAGTGCCGCGACCGCGGCGCTCCTGCACCTGCACGACCTGTGGGACGCCCAGGACCTCGCGGAGCTGGACCCCGAGGAGTACCACGACTTCCAGGTCATCCGCCCGGTCGTCACGACCGGGGAGGACGGCCGCCGCGAGATCACCTGGCCGGCGACCAGGATCGTCGCGGCCACGGCCCCGGGCAGCGGCAGGCGAGTCCTGCTGGTGCACGGGATCGAGCCGTCGATGCGGTGGCGCCGGTACTGCCGCGAGCTGCTCGACCTCGCCGAGCGCGAGGGGGTGACCACGGTCGTCACGCTCGGCGCGCTGCTCGCCGACGTCCCGCACACGCGGCCCATCCCCATGACGGCCACGTCCGAGAGCGCTGGCCTGCGTGCGGTCCTCGACGTCGAGCCCAACTCGTACGAGGGGCCGACGGGGATCGTGGGCGTCCTCCAGCACGCCGCCGCGGAGCGCGGGATGCGGTCCGTGTCGTTGTGGGCCGCGGTGCCGCACTACGTCGCCAACCCGCCCTCACCCAAGGCCACGATCGCGATCCTGTCGCGGGTCGAGGAGCTGCTGTCCGACCCGATCCCGCTGGGCGACCTCCCCGAGGAGGCCGAGGCGTGGCAGCACGGCGTCGACGAGCTCGCCGCGGAGGACGAGGAGATCGCGGAGTACGTCCACCAGCTCGAGGAGGCCAAGGACACGGCCGAGCTGCCCGAGGCGAGCGGTGAGGCCATCGCCCGCGAGTTCGAGCGCTATCTCAAGCGCCGGGACGACGGCACGGGCGGCCCGCTCGCCTGA